From Cellulomonas dongxiuzhuiae, the proteins below share one genomic window:
- a CDS encoding metalloregulator ArsR/SmtB family transcription factor — MGTEAATEVATVLKALADPLRLRMLSFITTSPTGEACVCDLGGLADVSQPTVSHHLKVLKDAGVLTSERRGTWVWYRVAPGVTGAVSALLEAFAPAAVDTTPRRTSALTGLEDVDATLTRVADDLAARFPDLAPDLVLRTVRESYAAVARGAGVSAHLVPTAQRFAAQRLADIARVTTPAAARVPQVLFVCVANAGRSQLAAALLHHHAGDAVVARSAGSAPAGAVHAAVRPLLDELGADAEAVFPKPLTDDAVRAADVVITMGCGDTCPVLPGKRYEDWVVGDPALASPEGVAAIRDDIDARVRALLTELLPTTAP, encoded by the coding sequence ATGGGTACCGAGGCGGCGACCGAGGTCGCGACCGTGCTCAAGGCGCTGGCGGACCCGCTGCGTCTGCGCATGCTGTCGTTCATCACCACGAGCCCGACCGGTGAGGCCTGCGTGTGCGACCTCGGCGGCTTGGCCGACGTCTCCCAGCCGACGGTGTCCCACCACCTCAAGGTGCTCAAGGACGCAGGGGTCCTGACCTCCGAACGGCGCGGCACGTGGGTCTGGTACCGCGTCGCCCCCGGGGTGACGGGGGCGGTGTCCGCGCTGCTGGAGGCGTTCGCACCGGCCGCCGTCGACACCACGCCTCGCCGCACGAGTGCCCTGACCGGGCTCGAGGACGTCGACGCGACCCTGACACGCGTCGCCGACGACCTCGCCGCCCGGTTCCCCGACCTCGCGCCGGACCTCGTGCTGCGCACGGTGCGCGAGTCGTACGCGGCCGTGGCGCGCGGCGCCGGGGTCAGCGCGCACCTCGTCCCGACCGCGCAGCGGTTCGCCGCCCAGCGGCTGGCCGACATCGCCCGCGTCACGACGCCGGCCGCGGCGCGCGTGCCGCAGGTGCTGTTCGTGTGCGTCGCCAACGCGGGCCGCTCCCAGCTCGCCGCCGCCCTGCTGCACCACCACGCCGGCGACGCCGTGGTCGCCCGCTCCGCCGGGTCCGCACCCGCCGGTGCCGTGCACGCCGCGGTCCGCCCGCTGCTCGACGAGCTCGGGGCCGACGCCGAGGCGGTGTTCCCCAAGCCGCTCACCGACGACGCGGTGCGCGCCGCCGACGTCGTCATCACCATGGGCTGCGGGGACACGTGCCCGGTCCTGCCCGGCAAGCGCTACGAGGACTGGGTCGTCGGCGACCCGGCCCTCGCCTCGCCGGAGGGGGTCGCGGCCATCCGCGACGACATCGACGCCCGCGTGCGCGCCCTGCTCACCGAGCTGCTGCCCACCACCGCCCCCTGA
- the arsB gene encoding ACR3 family arsenite efflux transporter, with protein MSNHQQVATRRLSTLDRWLPAWIGLAMLAGLGLGRFVPALADGLTRLEVGGISLPIGLGLLVMMYPVLAKVRYDRVAAVTGDRRLLVSSLVLNWLVGPALMFALAWLFLPDLPEYRTGLIIVGLARCIAMVVIWNDLACGDREAAAVLVAINSVFQVVAFSLLGWFYLTVLPAWLGLDTQGLDVSVGQIAVNVLVFLGVPLAAGFASRWIGERTRGRDWYESVFVPRIGPWALYGLLFTIVLLFALQGDAVTRHPLDVARIALPLLVYFAVMWGVGLAAGKGLRLGYARSTTLAFTAAGNNFELAIAVAIGTFGATSGQALAGVVGPLIEVPVLVGLVYVSLWAARRWFATDPYAVPALAEVRS; from the coding sequence ATGTCGAACCACCAGCAGGTCGCCACCCGACGCCTGTCGACCCTCGACCGCTGGCTGCCCGCCTGGATCGGCCTGGCCATGCTCGCCGGCCTGGGGCTCGGCCGGTTCGTGCCCGCCCTCGCGGACGGGCTGACGCGCCTCGAGGTCGGCGGGATCTCCCTGCCCATCGGGCTCGGGCTGCTCGTGATGATGTACCCGGTGCTGGCGAAGGTCCGCTACGACCGGGTCGCCGCCGTCACGGGCGACCGCCGCCTGCTCGTCAGCTCGCTCGTCCTCAACTGGCTCGTCGGGCCCGCGCTGATGTTCGCGCTCGCGTGGCTGTTCCTGCCCGACCTTCCCGAGTACCGCACCGGCCTGATCATCGTCGGCCTGGCGCGGTGCATCGCGATGGTCGTCATCTGGAACGACCTCGCGTGCGGCGACCGCGAGGCCGCCGCGGTGCTGGTCGCGATCAACTCGGTCTTCCAGGTCGTCGCGTTCTCGCTCCTCGGCTGGTTCTACCTGACCGTCCTGCCCGCGTGGCTGGGCCTGGACACGCAGGGGCTCGACGTCTCCGTCGGCCAGATCGCGGTCAACGTCCTGGTCTTCCTCGGCGTGCCGCTGGCCGCCGGGTTCGCGTCCCGCTGGATCGGGGAGCGCACGCGGGGGCGCGACTGGTACGAGTCGGTGTTCGTCCCGCGGATCGGGCCGTGGGCGCTGTACGGGCTGCTGTTCACGATCGTGCTGCTCTTCGCTCTGCAGGGCGACGCGGTGACGCGCCACCCGCTCGACGTCGCGCGGATCGCCCTGCCGCTGCTCGTCTACTTCGCGGTCATGTGGGGCGTCGGCCTCGCAGCCGGCAAGGGCCTGCGCCTCGGGTACGCCCGCTCGACGACGCTCGCCTTCACGGCCGCCGGCAACAACTTCGAGCTCGCGATCGCCGTCGCGATCGGCACCTTCGGCGCGACGTCGGGGCAGGCCCTGGCCGGGGTCGTCGGGCCGCTCATCGAGGTCCCGGTCCTCGTCGGGCTCGTCTACGTGTCCCTGTGGGCGGCACGCCGCTGGTTCGCCACCGATCCGTACGCCGTCCCCGCCCTTGCGGAGGTCCGCTCGTGA
- a CDS encoding glycoside hydrolase family 9 protein codes for MSRPTWSVQEVLARRPAVRVNQLGHVPGTPARATLVAPDVAPVAFRVVREDGRVVHEGTSVPWPVRPEPTSGLPVHVLELGDLDAGTYRVEAGSARSHPFRVDDGIHAALRDDALRFFTLMRSGTAITVPGYARPAGHPDTAVPAWTGPAAAHLYPGWHDDGTYDVSGGWYDAGDYGKYVTSGAIAAWQLLGTLDLVPGDRRVADECRWQLDWLLRMQVPPGRPLAGLAFHRVHGTTWSPLPGWPHLDPTERVLHRPSTTATLHLAAAAAAGARHLRTVDPAYAHRLETAARSAYDAARQHPALLPPDDHARHGGGPYDDADVGDDLYWAAAELWLATGDPAYEQDVLRSPEHAADPFDDAGFDFDAVGAPARLDLALHGSGLADHDRVVESVRAGADRLLAVQRRQPWGQPYAPAAGWSWGSNGRLLNNLVVLAVAHLVTGDAAYRDAVAEGTDHLLGRNALGQSYVTGHGTDHSHHQRTRQFGHDLDPAMPPPPPGALAGGANSIPAPDFPYDRRLVGQPPQCCYLDEPTSEVTNDVCIRWNAPLVWVAAYLDRFLAAGSALP; via the coding sequence GTGAGCCGGCCGACCTGGTCCGTGCAGGAGGTCCTCGCGCGGCGGCCGGCCGTGCGGGTCAACCAGCTCGGCCACGTGCCGGGGACGCCGGCGCGGGCGACGCTCGTCGCGCCCGACGTCGCGCCCGTCGCCTTCCGCGTGGTGCGTGAGGACGGCCGCGTCGTGCACGAGGGCACGTCGGTGCCCTGGCCCGTGCGCCCCGAGCCGACGTCCGGGCTGCCCGTGCACGTCCTCGAGCTCGGCGACCTCGACGCGGGGACGTACCGGGTCGAGGCCGGGTCGGCGCGCAGCCACCCCTTCCGGGTCGACGACGGGATCCACGCGGCGCTGCGCGACGACGCCCTGCGCTTCTTCACGCTCATGCGGTCGGGCACCGCGATCACCGTCCCCGGCTACGCACGCCCCGCCGGGCACCCCGACACCGCCGTCCCCGCGTGGACCGGACCGGCCGCCGCGCACCTCTACCCCGGCTGGCACGACGACGGCACGTACGACGTGTCGGGCGGCTGGTACGACGCGGGTGACTACGGCAAGTACGTGACCAGCGGCGCCATCGCCGCGTGGCAGCTGCTGGGCACCCTCGACCTGGTCCCGGGTGACCGCCGGGTCGCGGACGAGTGCCGGTGGCAGCTGGACTGGCTGCTGCGGATGCAGGTGCCGCCCGGGCGGCCGCTGGCCGGCCTGGCGTTCCACCGCGTCCACGGCACCACGTGGTCGCCCCTGCCGGGCTGGCCGCACCTCGACCCCACCGAGCGCGTCCTGCACCGGCCGTCGACCACCGCGACCCTGCACCTGGCCGCGGCGGCAGCGGCCGGTGCGCGTCACCTGCGCACCGTCGATCCTGCGTACGCCCACCGCCTGGAGACGGCCGCGCGGTCGGCGTACGACGCGGCCCGGCAGCACCCCGCCCTGCTCCCACCGGACGACCACGCCCGCCACGGCGGCGGCCCGTACGACGACGCGGACGTGGGCGACGACCTCTACTGGGCGGCCGCCGAGCTGTGGCTGGCCACCGGCGATCCCGCGTACGAGCAGGACGTCCTGCGCTCCCCCGAGCACGCGGCCGACCCCTTCGACGACGCAGGGTTCGACTTCGACGCCGTCGGCGCGCCGGCCCGTCTCGACCTGGCGCTGCACGGCAGCGGCCTCGCGGACCACGACCGCGTGGTGGAGAGCGTGCGGGCCGGCGCCGACCGCCTTCTCGCAGTGCAGCGCCGGCAGCCCTGGGGGCAGCCGTACGCGCCGGCCGCCGGCTGGTCCTGGGGGTCCAACGGGCGCCTGCTGAACAACCTCGTCGTGCTCGCCGTGGCGCACCTGGTCACCGGGGACGCCGCCTACCGCGACGCCGTCGCGGAGGGGACCGACCACCTGCTGGGCCGCAACGCGCTCGGGCAGAGCTACGTCACCGGCCACGGGACCGACCACAGCCACCACCAACGCACCCGGCAGTTCGGTCACGACCTCGACCCGGCGATGCCGCCGCCGCCTCCCGGCGCGCTCGCGGGTGGTGCGAACTCGATCCCCGCACCCGACTTCCCGTACGACCGGCGCCTGGTGGGCCAGCCGCCGCAGTGCTGCTACCTCGACGAGCCCACGTCGGAGGTCACCAACGACGTGTGCATCCGCTGGAACGCGCCGCTGGTGTGGGTGGCGGCCTACCTGGACCGGTTCCTCGCGGCGGGGTCCGCGCTGCCTTGA
- a CDS encoding ThiF family adenylyltransferase yields MDAARRPSRGTHVTSAPGTTVGAPDRAPLVPEGPPLAPARLARHARHLNLPGIGVSGQRRLAAARVLVVGAGGLGSPALLYLAAAGVGTLGIVDDDVVDESNLQRQVLHRTADVGRRKVDSAREAVLAADPEVTVEVHPVRLTAANALDIVSRYDLVLDGSDNFATRYVVSDATSIAGVPHVWGALERFRGQVSVFWSSPPQGHAPVTYRDVFPEAPAPGTVPTCAEGGVLGALCATIGSVMVTEAVKLVTGAGRSLLGRLAIYDAADVTWRELRVVADPTRPPVTHVAEPEVEACAVPSPARVSADAAISVLQLRDLLDSAAPPYVLDVREEFERDIVTIPGSVLVPAGQLLGPRGADALADLPTDRLVAVYCKAGSRSQRVVDAAHAAGRDNVVQVAGGVLAWVDDVDPTLSRY; encoded by the coding sequence ATGGACGCGGCACGTCGGCCGTCGAGGGGGACTCACGTGACATCTGCACCTGGGACGACCGTCGGGGCGCCGGACCGCGCGCCGCTCGTGCCGGAGGGCCCGCCGCTCGCCCCCGCGCGTCTCGCCCGCCACGCCCGGCACCTCAACCTGCCGGGCATCGGCGTCAGCGGGCAGCGGCGCCTGGCCGCGGCGCGCGTCCTCGTGGTCGGCGCCGGCGGGCTCGGCAGCCCCGCGCTGCTCTACCTCGCGGCTGCGGGCGTCGGCACGCTCGGCATCGTCGACGACGACGTGGTCGACGAGTCGAACCTGCAGCGCCAGGTGCTGCACCGGACCGCCGACGTGGGCCGTCGCAAGGTCGACTCCGCGCGCGAGGCGGTGCTCGCCGCCGACCCCGAGGTGACCGTCGAGGTGCACCCCGTGCGGCTGACCGCGGCCAACGCGCTCGACATCGTCTCGCGCTACGACCTCGTGCTCGACGGCTCGGACAACTTCGCCACCCGGTACGTCGTGAGCGACGCGACGTCGATCGCCGGCGTGCCGCACGTGTGGGGGGCGCTCGAGCGGTTCCGCGGCCAGGTCAGCGTGTTCTGGTCCAGCCCGCCGCAGGGCCACGCGCCCGTGACGTACCGCGACGTGTTCCCCGAGGCGCCCGCGCCGGGCACGGTGCCGACGTGCGCGGAGGGCGGGGTGCTCGGGGCGCTGTGCGCGACGATCGGCTCGGTCATGGTGACCGAGGCGGTCAAGCTCGTCACGGGTGCGGGGCGCTCGCTGCTGGGCCGGCTCGCGATCTACGACGCCGCGGACGTGACGTGGCGCGAGCTGCGCGTGGTCGCCGACCCGACACGCCCGCCGGTCACCCACGTCGCGGAGCCCGAGGTCGAGGCCTGCGCCGTGCCGTCGCCCGCACGGGTCTCGGCGGATGCGGCGATCTCGGTGCTCCAGCTGCGTGACCTGCTCGACTCGGCGGCGCCGCCGTACGTGCTCGACGTGCGCGAGGAGTTCGAGCGCGACATCGTCACGATCCCCGGGTCGGTCCTGGTGCCGGCCGGGCAGCTGCTCGGCCCGCGCGGCGCCGACGCGCTCGCGGACCTGCCGACCGACCGGCTCGTGGCCGTGTACTGCAAGGCCGGGTCCCGGTCCCAGCGCGTCGTCGACGCCGCGCACGCCGCTGGACGCGACAACGTCGTGCAGGTCGCCGGTGGCGTGCTCGCCTGGGTCGACGACGTCGACCCGACGCTCAGCCGGTACTGA
- a CDS encoding thiazole synthase, protein MTTPTAPDAPAAAPVLAPWDGDDPLVVAGTVVGPRLVLGTGGAPNLDRLEDALVASGTRLTTVALRRVRPGGEQSVWALLTRLGIRALPNTAGCFTAREAVLTAELGREACGTSWVKLEVLADDVTLLPEPFGLVEAADRLVREGFTVLPYTGDDPVVARRLEDVGCAAVMPLGSPIGSGLGILDPRSIAAIAERAQVPVILDAGVGTASDAALAMELGCDGVLVASAVTRAADPPRMARAMALAVRAGRAARLAGRIPRREHALASSPTDGLVGRPPGNLDLAL, encoded by the coding sequence ATGACCACGCCGACCGCCCCCGACGCCCCCGCCGCGGCGCCCGTCCTCGCGCCGTGGGACGGGGACGACCCGCTCGTCGTCGCCGGGACGGTCGTCGGGCCGCGCCTCGTGCTCGGCACCGGTGGCGCACCGAACCTCGACCGGCTCGAGGACGCGCTCGTCGCGTCGGGCACGCGCCTGACCACCGTCGCGCTGCGGCGCGTCCGCCCGGGCGGCGAGCAGTCGGTGTGGGCGCTGCTGACGCGCCTCGGCATCCGCGCGCTGCCCAACACCGCGGGCTGCTTCACGGCGCGCGAGGCTGTGCTGACCGCCGAGCTCGGCCGTGAGGCGTGCGGGACGTCCTGGGTCAAGCTCGAGGTGCTCGCGGACGACGTCACGCTGCTGCCCGAGCCGTTCGGGCTCGTCGAGGCCGCGGACCGCCTGGTCCGCGAGGGCTTCACGGTCCTGCCGTACACGGGCGACGACCCCGTGGTCGCGCGGCGCCTGGAGGACGTCGGGTGCGCGGCCGTGATGCCGCTGGGCTCCCCGATCGGGTCGGGGCTCGGCATCCTCGACCCGCGCAGCATCGCGGCCATCGCGGAGCGCGCGCAGGTCCCGGTGATCCTCGACGCGGGCGTCGGGACCGCGTCGGACGCCGCGCTCGCGATGGAGCTCGGGTGCGACGGCGTGCTCGTCGCGTCGGCCGTCACGCGGGCCGCGGACCCGCCGCGGATGGCCCGCGCGATGGCGCTCGCGGTCCGGGCCGGGCGCGCGGCGCGGCTGGCCGGGCGCATCCCGCGCCGCGAGCACGCGCTCGCGTCCTCGCCGACGGACGGGCTGGTGGGACGCCCGCCCGGCAACCTCGACCTGGCCCTGTGA
- the thiS gene encoding sulfur carrier protein ThiS translates to MTQTRTTDPRTADTEELPVVAAAPAQVVTVNGLPQPWDPGLTVATVVQGLLSDATTAPAGCATGTTPTGVAAALDDAIVPRGLWTHTPVPAGARLEIVTAVQGG, encoded by the coding sequence ATGACCCAGACGCGCACCACCGACCCCCGCACGGCCGACACCGAAGAGCTGCCGGTCGTGGCCGCGGCACCCGCCCAGGTCGTGACGGTCAACGGCCTCCCGCAGCCGTGGGACCCCGGCCTGACGGTGGCGACCGTCGTCCAGGGCCTGCTCTCCGACGCCACGACCGCTCCCGCGGGGTGCGCCACCGGGACCACGCCCACGGGTGTGGCCGCGGCGCTCGACGACGCGATCGTGCCGCGCGGCCTGTGGACGCACACCCCGGTGCCCGCCGGCGCGCGGCTCGAGATCGTCACGGCGGTGCAGGGCGGATGA
- the thiO gene encoding glycine oxidase ThiO has protein sequence MASPARPTPRTSSASVDVLVVGGGIIGLTAAWRALRAGSRVTVVDPDPGGGATHAAAGMLAPVSEAEHGEHGLARVNVASAALWSGFARELTAASGVDVGLAASGTLTVAYDAADAQRCRDLLALQRSWGLDVHEVTSAEARERVPLLGPHLGAATWAAGEQHVDPRAVVRALRAVLGRDARARVVPAAAAGLVRDGRGDVVGVRTADGGTLRADLVVLAAGARSADVVRDVPEVAVPVRPVVGTTLRLDARAAPWFAGLPVLRGTVQHRPVYLVPRASGEVVVGATSDEGAAQDGTRSGDVFALLRDARALVPGIDELPLVDVTTRARPATPDHLPLVGHSGVPGLLLATGHHRNGVLQTPLTAATLDALLAGTDPPDAARPCDPQRMLTRTAPTTSGGPA, from the coding sequence GTGGCGAGCCCTGCCCGCCCCACCCCCCGCACGTCCTCGGCGAGCGTCGACGTCCTGGTCGTCGGCGGCGGGATCATCGGCCTGACCGCCGCCTGGCGCGCGCTCCGCGCCGGGTCGCGCGTCACCGTCGTCGACCCGGACCCGGGCGGCGGGGCCACGCACGCAGCCGCCGGCATGCTCGCGCCCGTCTCGGAGGCCGAGCACGGCGAGCACGGGCTCGCGCGCGTCAACGTCGCCTCGGCCGCCCTGTGGAGCGGGTTCGCCCGCGAGCTGACCGCCGCGTCCGGCGTGGACGTCGGCCTGGCGGCGTCCGGCACGCTGACCGTCGCGTACGACGCGGCCGACGCGCAGCGGTGCCGCGACCTGCTCGCGCTCCAGCGGTCCTGGGGCCTGGACGTGCACGAGGTGACGTCGGCGGAGGCCCGCGAGCGCGTCCCGCTGCTCGGGCCCCACCTGGGTGCCGCGACGTGGGCGGCCGGTGAGCAGCACGTCGACCCGCGTGCCGTGGTGCGTGCGCTGCGCGCGGTGCTCGGCCGGGACGCGCGCGCCCGCGTCGTGCCGGCCGCCGCCGCCGGGCTGGTGCGTGACGGCCGGGGCGACGTCGTCGGCGTCCGCACCGCGGACGGCGGGACCCTGCGTGCCGACCTCGTCGTGCTCGCCGCGGGGGCGCGGTCGGCGGACGTCGTGCGCGACGTGCCGGAGGTGGCGGTGCCCGTGCGTCCCGTGGTCGGCACGACGCTGCGGCTCGACGCGCGCGCGGCACCCTGGTTCGCCGGTCTGCCCGTGCTGCGCGGCACCGTGCAGCACCGGCCCGTCTACCTCGTGCCGCGCGCGAGCGGTGAGGTCGTCGTCGGGGCGACGAGCGACGAGGGCGCAGCGCAGGACGGCACCCGCTCCGGTGACGTCTTCGCGCTGCTGCGCGACGCCCGCGCGCTCGTCCCCGGCATCGACGAGCTGCCGCTGGTCGACGTCACGACGCGGGCCCGCCCGGCGACGCCCGACCACCTGCCGCTGGTCGGGCACAGCGGCGTACCGGGCCTGCTCCTCGCGACGGGGCACCACCGCAACGGCGTCCTGCAGACGCCCCTGACGGCCGCGACCCTCGACGCCCTGCTCGCGGGCACCGACCCGCCCGACGCCGCACGGCCGTGCGACCCGCAGCGGATGCTCACCCGCACCGCACCGACCACCTCCGGAGGCCCCGCATGA
- the thiE gene encoding thiamine phosphate synthase produces the protein MSDASDVRAQRRVRLADAHLYLCTDARRATGDLDRFLHAVLAGGVDVVQLRDRTLDVVDELTIGARVRDLAHEHGALFAVNDRADLAVALRADVLHTGQRDLPVAQARALVGPGVLLGRSSGGGDAAAAADDDPDVDYFCVGPVRATPTKPGREPVGLDAVRAVAAAAPTTPWFAIGGIDEALLPDVVAAGARRVVVVRALTQASDPQRAAARLRALVAPVPG, from the coding sequence ATGTCCGACGCCTCCGACGTCCGCGCGCAACGCCGCGTCCGCCTCGCCGACGCGCACCTGTACCTGTGCACCGACGCCCGGCGCGCGACCGGCGACCTCGACCGGTTCCTGCACGCGGTGCTGGCGGGCGGCGTCGACGTGGTCCAGCTGCGTGACCGCACGCTCGACGTCGTCGACGAGCTCACGATCGGGGCCCGCGTCCGCGACCTCGCGCACGAGCACGGGGCCCTGTTCGCGGTCAACGACCGGGCCGACCTCGCGGTGGCTCTGCGCGCCGACGTGCTGCACACCGGCCAGCGGGACCTGCCGGTCGCGCAGGCGCGGGCGCTCGTCGGGCCGGGCGTGCTGCTCGGGCGCTCGTCGGGCGGCGGCGATGCCGCAGCCGCGGCGGACGACGACCCCGACGTCGACTACTTCTGCGTGGGACCCGTGCGGGCGACCCCCACCAAGCCGGGCCGCGAGCCCGTCGGGCTCGACGCCGTCCGTGCGGTGGCCGCCGCCGCGCCGACGACGCCGTGGTTCGCGATCGGCGGGATCGACGAGGCGCTGCTCCCCGACGTCGTCGCCGCGGGCGCGCGCCGCGTGGTCGTCGTGCGCGCGCTCACGCAGGCGTCCGACCCGCAGCGTGCCGCGGCCCGGCTGCGTGCGCTCGTGGCCCCGGTCCCCGGGTGA
- a CDS encoding DUF5995 family protein — MDAAETGRPGAPPDARDLRRLAGLAGDTPPTSIPEVVERLEAILDEAARSSPRGPDDGIASFTRLYLTITRRIGEMVASGEFRSSPFLVRLDLEFAERFFRALRDHADDARTAPGVWRVLFDNRSDPHVAPVNFAVLGVNAHINYDLAPALVATWRTVPPDGDGADSAQHHDYDLVNDVFALEMDGLREELGSLLSGGPDGAPWDVSANWLSDLVVTFTRDLAWIEATRVWRQGATPQACADSERRLDAIATFIGQGVLRAPLPF; from the coding sequence ATGGACGCAGCCGAGACCGGCCGCCCCGGCGCACCGCCCGACGCCCGCGACCTGCGGCGCCTCGCGGGGCTCGCCGGGGACACCCCACCGACGTCGATCCCCGAGGTCGTCGAGCGGCTGGAGGCCATCCTCGACGAGGCCGCGAGGTCCTCACCCCGGGGGCCGGACGACGGCATCGCGTCGTTCACCCGGCTCTACCTCACCATCACCCGCCGGATCGGCGAGATGGTCGCGAGCGGGGAGTTCCGGTCGTCACCGTTCCTGGTGCGGCTCGACCTGGAGTTCGCCGAGCGGTTCTTCCGGGCGTTGCGCGACCACGCCGACGACGCCCGGACGGCGCCCGGGGTGTGGCGCGTGCTGTTCGACAACCGCAGCGACCCGCACGTGGCGCCCGTGAACTTCGCGGTGCTGGGCGTGAACGCCCACATCAACTACGACCTCGCCCCTGCGCTCGTCGCCACCTGGCGCACCGTCCCGCCCGACGGCGACGGCGCCGACAGCGCGCAGCACCACGACTACGACCTGGTCAACGACGTGTTCGCGCTCGAGATGGACGGGCTGCGCGAGGAGCTCGGGTCGCTGCTGTCCGGCGGACCCGACGGCGCACCGTGGGACGTCAGTGCGAACTGGCTCTCCGACCTCGTCGTCACGTTCACGCGGGACCTCGCGTGGATCGAGGCGACACGCGTGTGGCGGCAGGGCGCGACCCCGCAGGCTTGTGCGGACTCGGAGCGACGGCTCGACGCGATCGCCACGTTCATCGGCCAGGGGGTGCTGCGGGCGCCGCTCCCGTTCTGA
- a CDS encoding cellulase family glycosylhydrolase codes for MTWLGANFWSRAGGPLMWRSYDTALVREELAVLARHGLTMTRSFFYWPDMMPTPTTLDEEQCAHYADFLDAHVEAGMTTIPTFLVGHMSGENWDPVWRAGRDLYTDVWMVGRQAWYVATLTARYAAHPAVAGWLISNEMPIYGGEGRRDDVEAWARLMVHAVRAGGGDQPVSIGDGAWGIEQTGHDNGYSTVDLGRFVDFTGPHVYRMESDQVRQHLKAAWVCELAAVRGRPVVMEEFGLSSDFVSPTGAAAYYRQLLHTTLLAGATGWIAWNNTDYDTVLGQRPYAHHPFELHFGITTSDGEPKPPLLELERFAATLREIDLPRCSRAPAQAALVVPSHLAADYPFTTEEERALIVRTGEQAYVAAREADLPVGVVREQTDGGLPGGYDLYLLPSVKQLCGPSWVQLVELAAAGATVYASYCAGESPVQRGPWWIRTEELFGVRRELAYGLVDPIDDDEVVLTFEADLGSLHTGDVLRFRVAGNAEGRAYLPVTVLLATVVARDAHGRPAVVVKDHGPGRAVLCTYPLEYLASAQGRVNPEDTWRLYDALATVAGVERPVRVPDDPRVLVDRLVQGDGREVVVLVSEHAQAVSVTPEVADGRLEQLDGSPVEAVDLEPYGTVVLRRRR; via the coding sequence GTGACGTGGCTCGGGGCGAACTTCTGGTCCCGCGCCGGCGGCCCGCTGATGTGGCGGAGCTACGACACCGCGCTCGTGCGCGAGGAGCTGGCCGTCCTGGCCCGCCACGGGCTGACCATGACACGGTCGTTCTTCTACTGGCCGGACATGATGCCCACCCCGACGACCCTCGACGAGGAGCAGTGCGCGCACTACGCGGACTTCCTCGACGCGCACGTCGAGGCCGGCATGACGACGATCCCGACGTTCCTCGTCGGGCACATGTCGGGCGAGAACTGGGACCCCGTCTGGCGCGCCGGGCGGGACCTGTACACCGACGTGTGGATGGTGGGCCGGCAGGCCTGGTACGTCGCCACGCTCACGGCCCGCTACGCGGCCCACCCCGCGGTCGCCGGGTGGCTGATCTCCAACGAGATGCCGATCTACGGCGGCGAGGGCCGGCGCGACGACGTCGAGGCGTGGGCCCGGCTCATGGTCCACGCGGTGCGGGCCGGTGGTGGGGACCAGCCCGTGTCGATCGGGGACGGCGCCTGGGGCATCGAGCAGACCGGGCACGACAACGGCTACTCGACGGTGGACCTGGGTCGCTTCGTCGACTTCACCGGCCCGCACGTCTACCGCATGGAGTCCGACCAGGTGCGCCAGCACCTCAAGGCCGCGTGGGTGTGCGAGCTCGCGGCCGTCCGCGGGCGGCCCGTGGTGATGGAGGAGTTCGGCCTCTCGAGCGACTTCGTCTCCCCCACCGGCGCCGCCGCGTACTACCGCCAGCTCCTGCACACCACGCTCCTGGCCGGCGCGACGGGCTGGATCGCGTGGAACAACACCGACTACGACACCGTCCTGGGGCAGCGGCCGTACGCCCACCACCCGTTCGAGCTGCACTTCGGCATCACGACGTCCGACGGTGAGCCCAAGCCGCCGCTGCTCGAGCTCGAGCGGTTCGCCGCGACGCTGCGGGAGATCGACCTGCCGCGGTGCTCGCGCGCCCCGGCGCAGGCCGCGCTCGTCGTGCCGTCGCACCTCGCGGCCGACTACCCGTTCACGACCGAGGAGGAGCGCGCGCTCATCGTGCGCACCGGCGAGCAGGCGTACGTCGCGGCACGCGAGGCCGACCTGCCCGTGGGGGTGGTGCGCGAGCAGACCGACGGCGGCCTGCCCGGCGGGTACGACCTGTACCTGCTGCCGTCGGTCAAGCAGCTCTGCGGGCCGTCGTGGGTGCAGCTGGTCGAGCTGGCGGCGGCCGGTGCGACCGTCTACGCGTCGTACTGCGCCGGGGAGTCGCCCGTGCAGCGCGGCCCGTGGTGGATCCGCACCGAGGAGCTGTTCGGCGTGCGGCGCGAGCTCGCGTACGGGCTCGTCGACCCGATCGACGACGACGAGGTCGTGCTGACCTTCGAGGCGGACCTCGGGTCGCTGCACACCGGTGACGTCCTGCGGTTCCGCGTCGCGGGCAACGCCGAGGGCCGCGCGTACCTGCCCGTGACGGTGCTCCTCGCGACGGTCGTCGCGCGCGACGCGCACGGGCGGCCCGCGGTCGTCGTCAAGGACCACGGCCCCGGGCGCGCGGTGCTGTGCACCTACCCGCTGGAGTACCTGGCGAGCGCGCAGGGGCGGGTCAACCCCGAGGACACGTGGCGCCTGTACGACGCGCTCGCCACGGTCGCCGGGGTCGAGCGCCCGGTGCGCGTGCCCGACGACCCCCGGGTGCTGGTCGACCGGCTCGTGCAGGGCGACGGGCGCGAGGTCGTCGTGCTGGTCAGCGAGCACGCGCAGGCCGTGAGCGTCACCCCCGAGGTGGCCGACGGCCGGCTGGAGCAGCTCGACGGGTCGCCGGTCGAGGCCGTGGACCTCGAGCCGTACGGGACGGTGGTGCTGCGGCGGCGGCGATGA